Proteins co-encoded in one Brassica oleracea var. oleracea cultivar TO1000 chromosome C4, BOL, whole genome shotgun sequence genomic window:
- the LOC106337415 gene encoding mitochondrial import receptor subunit TOM20-4, whose translation MDMQGDIERLMFFEHARKAAEATYIKNPSDADNLLRWGGALLELSQFQNPTASKQMLLDAISKLEEALLIDPKKHAALWCIGNVHTSYGFMIPDEIVAADHFQKASHYFEQALDEQPENELYRKSLELTSKAPELHKAAHSHGSGPQALGGVAGPSSTASTSKNVKKKKSSDLKYDVMGWVILAAGIATWISFAKSQMPPPRQ comes from the exons ATGGATATGCAGGGAGATATCGAGAGATTGATGTTCTTCGAACATGCTCGGAAAGCAGCAGAAGCTACTTACATCAAAAACCCTTCAGATGCCGAT AACTTGTTGAGATGGGGAGGAGCTTTATTAGAACTTTCCCAGTTTCAGAACCCCACAGCCTCAAAGCAAATGCTTCTAG ATGCCATATCGAAGCTGGAAGAGGCCTTGTTAATCGATCCGAAGAAGCACGCTGCGCTTTGGTGCATTGGGAATGTTCACACTTCATATGGCTTTATGATTCCTGATGAAATCGTCGCTGCGGATCACTTTCAGAAAGCTTCTCACTACTTTGAACAAGCTCTTGACGAG CAACCCGAGAACGAGCTCTACCGCAAATCTTTGGAGCTGACTTCTAAG GCTCCAGAGCTGCATAAAGCGGCTCATAGCCATGGTTCAGGCCCACAAGCGTTAGGCGGTGTAGCTGGACCATCATCCACTGCCTCAACTTCAAAG AATGTGAAGAAAAAGAAGAGCAGTGATCTCAAGTATGATGTAATGGGATGGGTCATCTTAGCCGCTGGAATTGCTACATGGATCAGTTTTGCTAAATCTCAGATGCCTCCACCGAGGCAGTAA
- the LOC106337414 gene encoding LOW QUALITY PROTEIN: probable metal-nicotianamine transporter YSL4 (The sequence of the model RefSeq protein was modified relative to this genomic sequence to represent the inferred CDS: substituted 2 bases at 2 genomic stop codons), protein METEILRSTEISETLLFPPTNHDEDVIPHWKDQITTRGLIASALLGILFSIITHKLHLTVGIIPSLNVAAGLLGFFFVKSWTGFLSKLGFSVKPFTKQENTVIQTCVVACYGLAYSGGFGSYLIAMDERTYKLIGADRPGNNPDDVINPXLWXMIVFLFAVSFLGLFSLVPLRKVMILDYKLTYPSGTATAMLINSFHDNSGAELAGNQVKCLGKYLSISFVWSCFKWFFSGIGDACGFDNLPTLGLTLFKNTFYFDFSPTFIGCGLICPHLVNCSVLLGAIISWGFLWPFISRHAGDWYPSDLETNDFKGLYGYKVFIPIAIILGDGLYNIIKITIVTMKELCNKQQHLPVFTDILDESGERSESLLEKKKRDEVFLKDQIPLGFAVSGYACLAAISTATIPLIFPPLKWYFVLCSYLVAPGLAFCNSYGAGLTDMSLPSTYGKIGLFTIASIVGNNSGGGGVIASLSACGVMMAIVSTAADLMQDFKTGYLTLSSAKSMFVTQLLGTAMGCVIAPLTFWMFWTAFEVGDPDGLYKAPYAVIYREMAILGIEGFAKLPKHCLALCCGFFVAALVVNLVRDITPPKISKFTPLPMAMAAPFYIGAYFAIDMFVGTVVLFIWERVDKKDADDYSGAVASGLICGDGIWTIPSAILSILRINPPICMYFRPS, encoded by the exons ATGGAGACGGAGATTCTAAGGTCAACGGAGATCTCAGAGACATTGTTGTTCCCTCCAACTAATCATGACGAAGATGTTATACCTCATTGGAAGGATCAGATCACGACTCGAGGCTTGATCGCTAGCGCCTTGTTAGGGATCTTGTTCAGCATCATTACCCATAAGCTTCACCTCACTGTCGGAATCATTCCTTCGCTAAATGTAGCTGCTGGTCTTCTCGGTTTCTTCTTCGTCAAGTCATGGACTGGTTTCTTGTCGAAACTAGGGTTTTCAGTTAAACCCTTTACCAAGCAAGAGAACACCGTTATTCAGACTTGCGTTGTCGCTTGCTACGGCCTCGCTTATAGCG GAGGATTTGGTTCGTATTTGATAGCTATGGATGAGAGGACATACAAGCTCATTGGTGCTGATCGTCCGGGAAACAATCCTGATGATGTTATAAATCCCTGATTATGGTGAATGATTGTATTCTTATTTGCTGTCAGCTTCCTCGGTCTCTTCAGTCTCGTTCCACTTCGCAAG GTGATGATTTTGGACTACAAGCTTACATATCCCAGTGGAACCGCTACAGCAATGCTGATTAACAGTTTTCACGACAACTCTGGAGCCGAGCTTGCAGG AAACCAAGTTAAATGTCTTGGGAAGTATCTCAGCATTAGCTTTGTTTGGAGTTGCTTCAAGTGGTTCTTTAGTGGTATTGGAGATGCATGTGGGTTTGATAACCTTCCCACACTTGGTTTGACCCTATTCAAGAACAC GTTTTACTTTGATTTTAGTCCTACTTTTATTGGATGTGGTCTGATATGTCCCCATTTAGTGAACTGCTCTGTTCTTCTGGGCGCTATCATTTCTTGGGGTTTCCTCTGGCCGTTCATATCACGCCATGCTGGAGACTGGTATCCATCTGACCTTGAGACCAACGATTTCAAAGGTCTCTACGGATATAAG GTCTTTATCCCCATTGCTATCATCCTTGGTGACGGTCTCTACAACATCATCAAGATCACTATTGTCACTATGAAGGAACTCTGCAACAAACAACAACATCTACCTGTCTTTACCGACATTTTAG ATGAGAGTGGTGAGCGCTCGGAATCACTGCTGGAGAAGAAGAAAAGAGATGAAGTGTTTCTCAAGGACCAGATACCCCTAGGTTTTGCGGTTTCTGGTTATGCGTGTCTAGCAGCCATTTCGACCGCAACCATCCCATTGATATTCCCACCATTGAAATGGTACTTTGTCCTCTGTTCATACTTGGTTGCACCGGGTCTAGCCTTTTGCAATTCTTATGGAGCAGGGCTCACGGATATGAGCCTGCCTTCGACATACGGAAAGATTGGTCTTTTTACCATAGCTTCGATTGTAGGAAACAATAGTGGTGGTGGTGGAGTCATTGCCAGTTTATCAGCATGTGGTGTTATGATGGCAATCGTCTCAACCGCAGCGGATCTCATGCAAGACTTTAAAACAGGTTACCTCACGTTATCATCTGCGAAATCCATGTTTGTAACTCAGCTTTTGGGTACAGCAATGGGTTGCGTGATCGCTCCTCTCACGTTTTGGATGTTTTGGACTGCTTTTGAGGTCGGAGATCCTGATGGTCTTTACAAAGCGCCTTACGCTGTTATCTACCGGGAAATGGCTATTCTTGGGATAGAAGGATTTGCGAAACTGCCAAAACACTGTTTGGCTCTTTGTTGCGGATTCTTTGTCGCTGCTCTCGTTGTGAATCTTGTCAGAGACATCACTCCGCCTAAGATCTCCAAGTTTACACCACTTCCTATGGCTATGGCTGCTCCGTTCTACATAGGAGCTTACTTTGCCATCGACATGTTCGTTGGGACCGTGGTTTTGTTCATATGGGAACGGGTAGATAAGAAAGACGCAGATGATTACTCTGGTGCAGTAGCTTCCGGACTGATATGTGGTGATGGAATATGGACAATACCGTCTGCTATTCTTTCCATCTTAAGAATCAATCCACCCATATGTATGTACTTTAGACCATCCTAG